A window of the Acidovorax sp. YS12 genome harbors these coding sequences:
- a CDS encoding GNAT family N-acetyltransferase, producing MNELPNPTLPLSPLPRGSLHRPGIALGARPVACPGLEVTWARHLDEVRQAQRLRFSVFAQEMGARLNTAIAGHDVDLFDDYCEHLLVRDLASGEVIGTYRVLTPAQARRVGSTYSDLEFDLTRLRALRPRMVELGRSCVHAEHRHGGVILALWGALADFMVRNGLDAMIGCASIPMLHNGVVSGDVAASIWEQLRHTHLAPIEHHVRPRLPLPVQQLDGTLPVEPPALIKGYLRLGARVLGAPAWDPDFNTADLPMFMRMADLPARYRRHFLG from the coding sequence ATGAACGAACTGCCCAATCCCACGCTGCCGCTGTCGCCCCTTCCCAGGGGGTCTCTTCACCGCCCTGGCATTGCTTTGGGTGCGCGGCCTGTGGCGTGTCCCGGCCTGGAAGTCACCTGGGCGCGGCACCTCGACGAGGTACGGCAGGCGCAGCGGCTGAGGTTTTCCGTCTTCGCGCAGGAGATGGGCGCGCGCCTGAACACCGCCATTGCGGGCCACGACGTGGACCTGTTCGACGACTATTGCGAGCACCTGCTGGTGCGCGACCTGGCCAGCGGCGAGGTGATCGGCACCTACCGCGTGCTCACGCCCGCCCAGGCGCGCCGCGTGGGCAGCACCTACAGCGACCTGGAGTTCGACCTGACGCGGCTGCGCGCGCTGCGCCCGCGCATGGTGGAGCTGGGGCGCAGCTGCGTGCATGCGGAGCACCGCCACGGCGGCGTGATCCTGGCCCTGTGGGGTGCGTTGGCCGACTTCATGGTGCGCAACGGTCTCGACGCCATGATCGGCTGCGCCAGCATTCCCATGCTGCACAACGGCGTCGTCAGCGGCGACGTGGCCGCCAGCATCTGGGAGCAGTTGCGCCACACCCACCTGGCCCCTATCGAGCACCATGTGCGCCCGCGCCTGCCGCTGCCGGTGCAGCAGCTCGACGGCACCCTGCCCGTGGAGCCGCCCGCGCTCATCAAGGGCTATCTGCGCCTGGGTGCACGCGTGCTGGGGGCGCCGGCCTGGGATCCGGACTTCAACACCGCCGACCTGCCCATGTTCATGCGCATGGCCGATCTGCCCGCGCGCTACCGCCGCCATTTCCTCGGCTGA
- the ppk1 gene encoding polyphosphate kinase 1, producing MPSIPPPSTPPADGAAPAAPAPAAEAAQPAFGQAFLDRDHSILAFNERVFDWACRSDVPLLERLRYLCIVSSNLDEFFEVRAAPHITAAQGGDTKGAYTVASFEALMAKAQDLVARQYALYNDALVPAFAAQGIRIVSHGERTPEQRRWVQEYFQREVRPLLIPVGLDPAHPFPLVANKSLNFIVRLKGSDAFGRNNEIAIVRVPRVLPRVIRMPGRVASKGALFVMLSSVIRGHLADLFPGREVTEFSQFRVTRHSDLAVDEEDVRNLRTALRQGLQQRHFGQAVRLEVSSSCSRFLADFLQSQFALPEGALFRVQGPVNLVRLSQLVDLVNDPGLLFPPWRGAWPVGLQEGAPILAQLRERDVLIHQPFERFDTVLAFLHEAVHDPDVLVIKQTIYRTGSDSELMELLREAVRRGKEVMAVVELKARFDEEANINWAEALESIGAQVVYGVVGLKTHAKMLLVTRREGRQLRRYGHLSTGNYNPRTARLYTDLSMLTANADITADMDGVFNHLASQNRPPRLRQLMLAPFHLHKRMIEKIERVGLAAQAGQGGRIVAKMNALTDEALMRALVQAGQQGARIDLIVRGACMLPAQLPGVTDNIRVRSIIGRFLEHTRVFYFAAGDQEELYLSSADWMNRNMMRRVELAWPVTEPGLRQRIIDECLVAYLYDDRDAWTQRPDGRYERAPRPTDGAGAQAALMVRYGQQQATAARKKRKEQ from the coding sequence ATGCCGTCCATTCCCCCTCCATCGACCCCACCCGCCGACGGCGCAGCGCCTGCTGCACCCGCGCCCGCCGCAGAAGCCGCGCAGCCAGCTTTCGGCCAGGCCTTTCTCGACCGCGACCACAGCATCCTGGCCTTCAACGAGCGCGTGTTCGACTGGGCCTGCCGCAGCGACGTGCCATTGCTGGAGCGCCTGCGCTACCTGTGCATCGTCTCGTCCAACCTCGACGAATTCTTCGAGGTGCGCGCTGCGCCGCACATCACGGCGGCGCAGGGCGGCGATACCAAGGGGGCCTACACTGTGGCCTCGTTCGAGGCACTCATGGCCAAGGCGCAGGACCTGGTGGCGCGCCAGTACGCGCTGTACAACGATGCGCTCGTGCCGGCCTTCGCGGCGCAGGGCATCCGCATCGTCTCGCACGGCGAACGCACGCCCGAGCAGCGCCGCTGGGTGCAGGAGTACTTCCAGCGCGAGGTGCGGCCGCTGCTGATCCCGGTGGGGCTCGATCCGGCGCACCCGTTCCCGCTGGTGGCCAACAAGTCGCTCAATTTCATCGTGCGCCTCAAGGGCTCGGACGCCTTCGGGCGCAACAACGAGATCGCCATCGTGCGCGTGCCGCGCGTGCTGCCGCGCGTCATCCGCATGCCGGGCCGCGTGGCTTCCAAGGGCGCGCTGTTCGTCATGCTCTCCAGCGTGATCCGCGGGCATCTGGCCGATCTGTTTCCCGGGCGCGAGGTCACCGAGTTCTCGCAGTTCCGCGTCACGCGCCACTCCGACCTGGCGGTGGACGAAGAAGACGTGCGCAACCTGCGCACGGCGCTGCGCCAGGGGCTGCAGCAGCGCCATTTCGGCCAGGCGGTCCGGCTGGAGGTGTCGTCGAGCTGCTCGCGCTTCCTGGCGGATTTCCTGCAGTCCCAGTTCGCACTGCCCGAGGGCGCGCTGTTTCGCGTGCAGGGCCCGGTGAACCTGGTGCGGCTGTCGCAACTGGTGGACCTGGTGAACGACCCGGGGCTGCTGTTCCCGCCCTGGCGCGGCGCGTGGCCGGTGGGCCTGCAGGAAGGCGCCCCGATCCTGGCGCAGCTGCGCGAGCGCGACGTGCTGATCCACCAGCCTTTCGAACGCTTCGATACCGTGCTCGCTTTTCTGCACGAGGCCGTGCACGACCCCGACGTGCTGGTCATCAAGCAGACCATCTACCGCACCGGCTCCGATTCCGAGCTGATGGAGCTGCTGCGCGAGGCGGTGCGCCGCGGCAAGGAAGTCATGGCCGTGGTGGAGCTGAAGGCGCGCTTCGACGAAGAGGCCAACATCAACTGGGCCGAGGCGCTCGAATCCATCGGCGCGCAGGTCGTCTATGGCGTGGTGGGGCTGAAGACGCACGCCAAGATGCTGCTGGTCACGCGGCGCGAGGGGCGCCAGCTGCGCCGCTACGGGCACCTGTCCACCGGCAACTACAACCCGCGCACGGCGCGCCTGTACACCGACCTGAGCATGCTCACGGCCAACGCCGACATTACGGCCGACATGGACGGCGTGTTCAACCACCTGGCAAGCCAGAACCGGCCGCCGCGGCTGCGCCAGCTCATGCTGGCGCCGTTCCACCTGCACAAGCGCATGATCGAGAAGATCGAGCGCGTCGGGCTGGCGGCGCAGGCAGGGCAGGGCGGGCGCATCGTCGCCAAGATGAACGCCCTCACCGACGAGGCCCTCATGCGGGCCCTGGTGCAGGCGGGCCAGCAGGGCGCGCGCATCGACCTCATCGTGCGCGGCGCCTGCATGCTGCCCGCGCAGTTGCCCGGCGTGACCGACAACATCCGGGTGCGCTCCATCATCGGGCGCTTTCTGGAGCACACCCGGGTGTTCTATTTCGCCGCGGGCGACCAGGAGGAGCTGTACCTCTCCAGCGCCGACTGGATGAACCGCAACATGATGCGCCGGGTGGAGCTGGCCTGGCCCGTGACCGAGCCCGGCCTGCGCCAGCGCATCATCGACGAATGCCTGGTGGCCTACCTGTACGACGACCGCGACGCCTGGACGCAGCGGCCCGATGGCCGCTACGAGCGCGCCCCGCGCCCCACCGACGGCGCGGGCGCGCAAGCCGCCCTCATGGTGCGCTACGGGCAGCAGCAGGCCACGGCGGCGCGCAAGAAACGGAAAGAGCAATGA
- a CDS encoding histidine phosphatase family protein has protein sequence MMDLILWRHAEAHEGEDGLDDLERALTPRGEKQAARMAAWLDRQLPEGLRVLCSPARRTEQTAQALGRKYKLRAELLPEGTPTELLELVQWPRARGAVLVVGHQPLLGQTAAQLLGMGEGECAIRKGAVWWLRQRQRLEQSQTVLMAVMAPDFL, from the coding sequence ATGATGGATCTGATCCTGTGGCGCCACGCGGAAGCCCATGAGGGCGAGGATGGCCTGGACGACCTGGAGCGCGCCCTGACCCCGCGCGGCGAGAAACAGGCCGCGCGCATGGCGGCTTGGCTCGACCGGCAACTGCCCGAGGGCCTGCGCGTGCTCTGCAGCCCCGCGCGGCGCACCGAGCAGACGGCCCAGGCGCTGGGGCGCAAGTACAAGCTGCGCGCCGAGCTGCTGCCCGAGGGCACGCCCACGGAACTGCTGGAGCTGGTGCAGTGGCCCAGGGCGCGCGGCGCCGTGCTGGTGGTGGGGCACCAGCCGCTGCTGGGGCAGACGGCGGCGCAGCTGCTGGGGATGGGCGAGGGGGAGTGCGCCATCCGCAAGGGGGCCGTGTGGTGGCTGCGCCAGCGCCAGCGCCTGGAGCAGAGCCAGACCGTGCTGATGGCGGTCATGGCGCCGGATTTTCTGTAG
- the phaR gene encoding polyhydroxyalkanoate synthesis repressor PhaR has product MPEKKAAAKSAQRVIKKYPNRRLYDTDTSTYITLAEVKQLVMASQPIVVRDAKTGEELTRSILLQIILEEEAGGAPMFSEAVLANIIRFYGHAMQGFMGSYLEKNIQTFTDVQARLAEQTQGMTPEMWKQFLGGQGLMGGYAEQSRAMLTQMQEQLQKQTEQMLGAFGIKR; this is encoded by the coding sequence GTGCCAGAGAAAAAAGCGGCTGCCAAGTCCGCCCAGCGTGTCATCAAGAAGTACCCGAACCGGCGCCTGTACGATACCGACACCTCCACCTACATCACCCTGGCCGAGGTCAAGCAACTGGTGATGGCCAGCCAGCCCATCGTGGTGCGCGACGCCAAGACGGGCGAAGAGCTGACGCGCAGCATTCTGCTGCAGATCATTCTGGAAGAAGAAGCGGGCGGCGCGCCCATGTTCTCCGAGGCCGTGCTGGCCAACATCATCCGCTTCTACGGCCACGCCATGCAGGGCTTCATGGGCAGCTACCTGGAAAAGAACATCCAGACCTTCACCGACGTGCAGGCGCGCCTGGCAGAGCAGACGCAGGGCATGACGCCCGAGATGTGGAAGCAGTTCCTGGGCGGCCAGGGGCTCATGGGCGGCTACGCCGAGCAGTCGCGCGCCATGCTCACGCAGATGCAGGAGCAGTTGCAGAAGCAGACCGAGCAGATGCTCGGCGCCTTCGGCATCAAGCGCTGA
- a CDS encoding LysR family transcriptional regulator, translating into MPHAEPPWEWYRSFLQVLESGSLSAAARTLGLTQPTVGRHIGGLEAALGLGLFTRSPEGLAPTDAALALQPYARDIAATAAALRRAASGHGDGVRGTVRITASEIVGVEVLPPILARLRTAHPQLAIELALSNQPDDLLRREADIAVRMFMPTQGALIARKVGTIELGLHAHADYLARHGTPASLKALAHHALIGYDRETAYIRRMGGKLGGLGRNHFSLRADSDLAQLAAIRAGYGLGICQVPLAARDARLVRVLGRQLSLQLDTWVVMHENLRGSPRCAAVFDALVAGLAAYIGPAPG; encoded by the coding sequence ATGCCGCACGCCGAGCCCCCATGGGAGTGGTACCGCAGCTTTCTGCAGGTGCTGGAGTCCGGATCGCTTTCGGCGGCCGCGCGCACGCTGGGGCTCACGCAGCCCACGGTGGGCCGGCACATCGGCGGGCTGGAGGCGGCACTGGGCCTGGGCCTGTTCACGCGCTCGCCCGAAGGCTTGGCGCCGACCGACGCCGCGCTGGCGCTGCAGCCCTATGCGCGCGACATCGCGGCCACGGCGGCGGCATTGCGCCGCGCCGCCAGCGGCCATGGCGACGGGGTGCGTGGCACGGTGCGCATCACGGCCAGCGAGATCGTAGGGGTGGAAGTGCTGCCGCCCATCCTGGCGCGCCTGCGCACGGCGCACCCGCAGCTGGCCATCGAGCTGGCGCTGTCGAACCAGCCCGACGATCTGCTGCGCCGCGAGGCGGACATCGCCGTGCGCATGTTCATGCCCACGCAGGGCGCGCTGATCGCCCGCAAGGTGGGCACCATCGAGCTCGGCCTGCACGCGCACGCCGACTACCTCGCGCGCCACGGCACGCCCGCATCGCTGAAGGCCCTGGCGCACCACGCGCTCATCGGCTACGACCGGGAGACCGCGTACATCCGCCGCATGGGCGGAAAACTGGGGGGCCTGGGCCGCAACCACTTCAGCCTGCGCGCGGACAGCGACCTGGCGCAGCTCGCCGCCATCCGCGCGGGCTATGGACTGGGCATCTGCCAGGTGCCCCTCGCGGCGCGGGACGCGCGCCTGGTGCGCGTGCTCGGGCGGCAGCTGTCGCTGCAACTCGACACCTGGGTGGTGATGCACGAGAACCTGCGCGGCAGCCCGCGCTGCGCGGCGGTGTTCGATGCGCTGGTGGCGGGCCTGGCGGCCTACATCGGCCCCGCGCCCGGCTGA
- a CDS encoding NAD-dependent epimerase/dehydratase family protein yields the protein MSKIALFGASGAMGRSVAAALRAEGRAYRVVGRGEAALRAAFGHDPLAERVCWNPDDPASVRQAAQGVETLVYMVGVNYWQFALHPRLMRQTLEGAIAAGVQNVVLIGTIYPYGRLRTANPVREDHPRAPHTFKGRMRKAQEDLLLQAHAAGRIRATVLRLPDFYGPGVASSLLHSAIEAAAHGGVAQMLGPIDRPHEFVYVPDVGPVVLRLARHPQAYGRTWHLAGSGATTQQALLQELERLAGRPLRRRIAGKTLLRIAGLFNPLMRELVEMHYLVTDPLILDDTALQRLVGPLAKTPYAQGLRESMVAARTP from the coding sequence ATGTCGAAGATTGCATTGTTTGGCGCCAGCGGCGCCATGGGCCGCAGCGTCGCGGCCGCCTTGCGTGCCGAGGGCCGCGCCTACCGCGTGGTGGGGCGCGGCGAAGCCGCCCTGCGCGCCGCCTTCGGGCACGACCCGCTGGCCGAGCGCGTGTGCTGGAACCCCGACGACCCCGCCTCCGTCCGCCAGGCCGCGCAGGGCGTGGAGACGCTGGTCTATATGGTGGGGGTGAACTACTGGCAGTTCGCGCTGCATCCCCGGCTCATGCGCCAGACGCTGGAGGGCGCCATCGCCGCGGGCGTGCAGAACGTGGTGCTGATCGGCACCATCTACCCCTATGGCCGCCTGCGCACCGCCAACCCGGTGCGCGAGGACCACCCGCGCGCGCCCCACACCTTCAAGGGGCGCATGCGCAAGGCGCAGGAAGACCTGCTGCTGCAGGCGCACGCGGCGGGCCGCATTCGCGCCACCGTGCTGCGCCTGCCCGACTTCTACGGCCCCGGCGTCGCGTCCAGCCTGCTGCACTCGGCCATCGAGGCCGCTGCGCACGGCGGCGTGGCCCAGATGCTCGGGCCCATCGACCGGCCGCATGAATTCGTGTACGTGCCCGACGTGGGCCCCGTGGTGCTGCGGCTGGCGCGCCATCCCCAGGCCTACGGACGCACCTGGCACCTGGCCGGCAGCGGCGCCACCACCCAGCAGGCGCTGCTGCAGGAACTGGAGCGCCTCGCGGGCCGCCCGCTGCGCCGCCGCATCGCGGGCAAGACCCTGCTGCGCATCGCGGGGCTGTTCAACCCGCTCATGCGCGAGCTGGTCGAGATGCACTACCTGGTCACCGATCCGCTCATCCTGGACGACACGGCCCTGCAGCGCTTGGTTGGCCCCCTCGCCAAGACGCCCTACGCGCAGGGGCTGCGCGAGAGCATGGTGGCGGCGCGAACGCCATGA
- a CDS encoding NAD(P)H-hydrate dehydratase → MHPVTTRQHLPLFDLAATRRIEAAAAAALPAHTLMQRAGAATARLARALAPHAQRIWIACGPGNNGGDGLEAAMHLHQNLHRHGVAVTVTWLGQPGHAPADALRSWQRARDAGVSFSDTPPTGLGAHDLCIDALLGIGLAPEDAPRPADARLRACIDALHASPATVLCVDLPSGLQTDTGQYAAALAPAGLPAAPRHTLSLLTLKPALFTGAGRDAAGTVWHDGLGAAPGDEPPCAWLPGLPAAAARAHASHKGSYGDVAVVGGEGLAQRGMGMGGAALLAGSAALHAGAGRVLVALLDGGAQPADTAQPELMLRRFDALDLPRLTVVCGCGGGMAVAPLLPQVLAEAPRLVLDADALNAIAADSGLQQQLAHRAAQARPTVLTPHPLEAARLLGCTTADVQARRLQAAQQLAGRFGCVAVLKGSGSVIAAPGRAPAINPTGNARLATAGTGDVLAGLLGARLAAGGDAFEAACAACWQHGHAADIWPAPRALTASRLARALSAG, encoded by the coding sequence ATGCACCCGGTCACCACGCGCCAGCACCTCCCCTTGTTCGACCTCGCGGCCACGCGCCGCATCGAGGCCGCCGCCGCGGCCGCCCTGCCCGCGCACACGCTGATGCAGCGCGCGGGCGCGGCCACAGCGCGCCTGGCCCGCGCGCTCGCGCCGCATGCGCAGCGCATCTGGATCGCCTGCGGCCCCGGCAACAACGGCGGGGACGGCCTGGAGGCCGCCATGCACCTGCACCAGAACCTGCACCGCCATGGCGTGGCCGTGACCGTCACGTGGCTCGGCCAGCCCGGCCACGCGCCCGCCGATGCCCTGCGTTCATGGCAGCGCGCGCGCGATGCCGGCGTCTCCTTTTCCGACACGCCGCCCACCGGCCTGGGCGCGCACGACCTGTGCATCGACGCCCTGCTGGGCATCGGCCTGGCCCCGGAGGACGCGCCGCGACCGGCCGACGCCCGCCTGCGCGCCTGCATCGACGCCCTGCACGCCAGCCCCGCCACAGTGCTGTGCGTGGATCTGCCCTCCGGCCTGCAAACCGACACCGGCCAATACGCCGCCGCGCTGGCCCCGGCCGGGCTGCCCGCCGCACCGCGCCACACCCTGAGCCTGCTGACGCTCAAGCCCGCACTGTTCACCGGCGCGGGGCGCGATGCGGCGGGCACCGTCTGGCACGACGGCCTGGGCGCCGCGCCCGGCGATGAACCGCCCTGCGCCTGGCTCCCCGGCCTGCCCGCCGCCGCCGCGCGCGCCCACGCCAGCCACAAGGGCAGCTACGGCGATGTCGCCGTGGTCGGCGGCGAGGGGCTGGCGCAGCGCGGCATGGGCATGGGCGGCGCGGCGCTGCTCGCGGGCAGCGCCGCGCTCCACGCGGGCGCAGGCCGGGTGCTCGTGGCCCTGCTCGACGGCGGCGCGCAGCCCGCCGATACCGCGCAGCCCGAGCTGATGCTGCGCCGCTTCGACGCCCTCGATCTGCCCCGCCTCACCGTGGTGTGCGGCTGTGGCGGCGGCATGGCGGTGGCGCCGCTGCTGCCCCAGGTGCTGGCCGAAGCGCCGCGCCTGGTGCTGGACGCCGACGCGCTCAACGCCATCGCGGCCGACTCCGGCTTGCAGCAGCAACTGGCGCACAGGGCCGCGCAGGCACGGCCCACCGTGCTGACGCCCCATCCGCTGGAAGCCGCGCGCCTGCTCGGCTGTACCACCGCCGACGTGCAGGCGCGGCGCCTGCAGGCCGCCCAGCAACTGGCCGGGCGCTTCGGCTGCGTGGCCGTGCTCAAGGGTTCGGGCAGCGTGATCGCCGCGCCGGGCCGCGCGCCGGCCATCAACCCCACGGGCAACGCACGCCTGGCCACGGCAGGCACCGGGGATGTGCTGGCGGGGCTGCTCGGCGCCCGGCTGGCCGCGGGCGGCGACGCCTTCGAGGCGGCCTGCGCCGCCTGCTGGCAGCACGGGCACGCCGCGGATATCTGGCCCGCCCCGCGCGCCCTCACGGCATCGCGGCTGGCGCGCGCGCTGTCCGCTGGCTGA
- a CDS encoding FAD-dependent oxidoreductase, which yields MKIAIVGAGIVGVTTAYELARDGHAVTVFERRASAAEESSFANGALLAPGLLRPWAAPGALGPARAPLLGRQALVRIASGATRADLAWLWRWRRNALQASKGPLPPALAALEQLARYSQGRLRQTMETLQLDPETRSGGLVLLRSEAEHAALAPVLQLLRDAGVVLHELDAEAARTIEPGLCPQTPLARALHLPGGELGNCRLFALMLRQAAQELGVQFAFGATVRQLHTAPARVELAGDSSPRRFDAIVLCAGSASAELLRPLGLRLPLAQLHGYTVSTPLRDELHAPLASVVDASQRISITRLGQRIRVAGGAELGRCATHHQPTLERMYQVLTGWFPGGAQLSAGVQVWRGSRAMLPDGLPVLGLSGQPGLWLNIGHGDSGWALASGCARVLADLLAQRTPEADHGALAIGRW from the coding sequence ATGAAAATCGCCATCGTGGGCGCCGGCATCGTCGGAGTCACCACTGCGTACGAACTCGCCCGCGACGGGCACGCCGTGACCGTCTTCGAGCGCCGCGCCAGTGCCGCCGAGGAGTCCAGCTTCGCCAACGGCGCGCTGCTCGCCCCCGGGCTGCTGCGCCCCTGGGCCGCACCAGGTGCGCTGGGCCCGGCGCGCGCGCCGCTGCTCGGCCGCCAGGCCCTGGTGCGCATCGCCAGCGGCGCCACGCGCGCCGACCTGGCCTGGCTCTGGCGCTGGCGCCGCAACGCCCTGCAGGCCAGCAAAGGCCCGCTCCCGCCCGCCCTGGCCGCCCTCGAACAATTGGCCCGCTACAGCCAGGGCCGCCTGCGCCAGACCATGGAAACACTGCAGCTCGACCCGGAAACCCGCAGCGGCGGCCTGGTGCTGCTGCGCAGCGAAGCCGAGCACGCCGCGCTGGCCCCCGTGCTGCAACTGCTGCGCGACGCCGGCGTGGTGCTGCACGAGCTCGATGCCGAAGCCGCGCGCACCATCGAGCCCGGGCTGTGCCCGCAAACGCCCCTGGCCCGCGCCCTGCACCTGCCCGGCGGCGAACTGGGCAACTGCCGCCTGTTCGCCCTGATGCTGCGCCAGGCCGCACAGGAGCTGGGCGTGCAGTTCGCCTTCGGCGCCACGGTGCGCCAGCTGCACACGGCCCCAGCCCGCGTGGAACTGGCTGGCGACAGCAGCCCCCGCCGGTTCGACGCCATCGTGCTCTGCGCGGGCAGCGCGTCCGCAGAACTCCTGCGCCCCCTGGGCCTGCGGCTGCCACTGGCGCAGCTGCATGGCTACACGGTGAGCACGCCCTTGCGCGACGAGCTGCACGCGCCGCTGGCCAGCGTGGTCGATGCCAGCCAGCGCATCAGCATCACGCGGCTGGGCCAGCGCATCCGCGTCGCTGGGGGCGCGGAGCTGGGGCGCTGCGCCACGCACCACCAGCCCACGCTGGAGCGCATGTACCAGGTGCTGACCGGCTGGTTCCCCGGCGGCGCGCAGCTCTCGGCGGGCGTGCAGGTCTGGCGCGGCAGCCGTGCCATGCTGCCCGACGGTCTGCCGGTGCTGGGCCTGAGCGGCCAGCCCGGCCTGTGGCTCAACATCGGCCACGGCGACAGCGGCTGGGCCCTGGCCAGCGGCTGCGCGCGCGTGCTGGCCGACCTGCTGGCCCAGCGCACGCCCGAGGCCGACCACGGCGCGCTGGCCATCGGCCGCTGGTGA
- the rpsB gene encoding 30S ribosomal protein S2 — protein sequence MTVTMREMLEAGVHFGHQTRFWNPKMAPFIFGHRNKIHIINLEKSLPMFQEAQKFAKQLAANRGTILMVGTKRQARELVAEQAQRAGVPYVDQRWLGGMLTNFKTVKTSIKRLKDMKAQQEAGLESMSKKEQLMFVRELEKLEKDIGGIQDMNALPDAIFVIDVGYHKIAVSEAKKLGIPLIGVVDSNHNPEGIDYVIPGNDDSAKAVALYARGIADAILEGRANAVADVAKAVAGEGSDEFVEVEESAA from the coding sequence ATGACCGTCACCATGCGTGAAATGCTGGAAGCCGGTGTCCACTTCGGCCACCAAACCCGCTTCTGGAACCCCAAGATGGCCCCGTTCATCTTCGGCCATCGCAACAAGATTCACATCATCAACCTGGAAAAGTCGCTGCCGATGTTCCAGGAGGCGCAGAAGTTCGCCAAGCAGCTCGCCGCCAACCGCGGCACCATCCTGATGGTGGGCACCAAGCGCCAGGCCCGTGAGCTGGTGGCCGAGCAGGCGCAGCGCGCCGGCGTGCCCTACGTGGACCAGCGCTGGCTGGGCGGCATGCTGACCAACTTCAAGACCGTCAAGACCTCGATCAAGCGCCTGAAGGACATGAAGGCCCAGCAGGAAGCCGGCCTGGAGTCCATGAGCAAGAAAGAGCAACTGATGTTCGTGCGCGAGCTGGAAAAGCTCGAAAAGGACATCGGCGGCATCCAGGACATGAACGCGCTGCCCGACGCCATCTTCGTGATCGACGTGGGCTACCACAAGATCGCCGTGTCCGAAGCCAAGAAGCTGGGCATTCCGCTGATCGGCGTGGTGGACTCGAACCACAACCCCGAGGGCATCGACTACGTGATCCCCGGCAACGACGACTCGGCCAAGGCTGTGGCGCTGTATGCCCGCGGCATTGCTGACGCGATCCTGGAAGGCCGCGCCAACGCCGTGGCCGACGTGGCCAAGGCCGTGGCCGGCGAAGGTTCCGACGAATTCGTGGAAGTGGAAGAATCCGCTGCCTGA
- a CDS encoding elongation factor Ts, translating into MAAITASMVAELRAKTDAPMMECKKALTEADGDMAKAEELLRVKLGTKAGKAAARVTAEGVVASFIDGTTGALVEVNSETDFVSKNDSFIAMAKAAAELVAKHNPADVDALGALPYAQDSFGPTLEDVRKGLIGKIGENMSFRRFKRFDGSNLASYLHGSRIGVVVEFDGDATAAKDVAMHVAAMKPVALTSADVPADLIAKERSVAEGKADEANKELVAAGKPAQSAEITAKRIDGAVQKYLKEVSLADQVFVKAADGKQTVAAMLKAANTTVKGFTLYVVGEGIEKKADDFAAEVAAQVAAAKAAAA; encoded by the coding sequence ATGGCTGCAATTACCGCAAGCATGGTCGCCGAGCTGCGTGCCAAGACCGACGCCCCGATGATGGAATGCAAGAAGGCCCTGACCGAGGCCGACGGCGACATGGCCAAGGCCGAGGAGCTGCTGCGCGTCAAGCTGGGCACCAAGGCCGGCAAGGCCGCCGCCCGCGTGACGGCCGAAGGCGTGGTCGCCAGCTTCATCGACGGCACCACCGGTGCCCTGGTCGAAGTGAACAGCGAGACCGACTTCGTCAGCAAGAACGACAGCTTCATCGCCATGGCCAAGGCCGCCGCCGAGCTGGTCGCCAAGCACAACCCTGCCGACGTGGACGCCCTGGGCGCGCTGCCCTACGCGCAGGACAGCTTCGGCCCCACGCTGGAAGACGTGCGCAAGGGCCTGATCGGCAAGATCGGCGAGAACATGTCGTTCCGCCGCTTCAAGCGCTTCGACGGCTCCAACCTGGCTTCCTACCTGCACGGCTCGCGCATCGGCGTGGTCGTGGAGTTCGACGGTGACGCCACCGCCGCCAAGGACGTGGCCATGCACGTGGCCGCCATGAAGCCCGTGGCCCTGACGAGCGCCGACGTGCCCGCCGACCTGATCGCCAAGGAGCGTTCGGTCGCGGAAGGCAAGGCTGACGAAGCCAACAAGGAACTCGTGGCTGCCGGCAAGCCCGCGCAAAGCGCCGAGATCACCGCCAAGCGCATCGACGGCGCCGTGCAGAAGTACCTCAAGGAAGTCTCGCTGGCCGACCAGGTGTTCGTGAAGGCCGCCGATGGCAAGCAGACCGTGGCCGCCATGCTCAAGGCCGCCAACACCACCGTGAAGGGCTTCACCCTCTACGTCGTGGGCGAAGGCATCGAGAAGAAGGCTGACGACTTCGCGGCCGAGGTGGCTGCGCAAGTGGCTGCCGCCAAGGCTGCGGCTGCCTGA